A window of Daphnia pulicaria isolate SC F1-1A chromosome 10, SC_F0-13Bv2, whole genome shotgun sequence contains these coding sequences:
- the LOC124314543 gene encoding transmembrane protein 242-like, whose amino-acid sequence MNKDETKNDQMINSVAVSAASKEKDERAFKFKAAAFLAGVTGVSILFGFGTTLAAAKKKDPHFFDQGLTGRIEKQTTKPISSQTTAAVRRRVPVSISSVEPGASLAIRALGWGTLYAVTGCSVLFYGIWKLMAVNDLKEFRLKVGTWLPTVPRNNPQGRTEFSGLNDLLQHIIDVDKEKKESSNRNDTK is encoded by the exons ATGAACaaagatgaaacaaaaaacgatcaGATGATCAATAGTGTCGCAGTCAGTGCAGCGTCaaaggaaaaagatgaaagagcATTCAAATTTAAAG CTGCAGCTTTCCTTGCCGGCGTGACTGGTGTTTCGATTCTTTTTGGATTTGGTACTACTCTCGCCGCGGCCAAGAAGAAGGATCCTCATTTTTTCGACCAAGGTCTGACTGGCCGCATCGAAAAACAAACGACAAAGCCAATTTCAAGTCAAACGACTGCAGCAGTGAGAAGACGTGTTCCAGTATCAATCTCATCTGTGGAGCCGGGCGCATCCTTAGCTATTCGAGCTCTCGGTTGGGGCACTCTTTATGCAGTGACAGGATGTTCTGTACTGTTCTACGGCATCTGGAAACTTATGGCTGTTAATGAC TTGAAAGAGTTTCGATTGAAAGTTGGTACTTGGCTTCCGACCGTCCCACGAAACAATCCTCAGGGTCGTACGGAATTTTCTGGTCTCAACGATTTATTGCAGCACATTATCGACGTTgacaaggagaagaaagagtCGTCCAACAGAAATGATACCAAGTGA
- the LOC124314168 gene encoding palmitoyltransferase ZDHHC16B-like, with the protein MGKLKMRFISKLALFSNFVISRITRKQIWKKVRQKISNIPQLSVDWDSVTDRFIEPIIWVVDHFADSLGKIFVTLVWLLIQFVVGVAYWIGLSFYWNISAELTIALVIFGHWILLNVIFHYYMALITPPGNPPNVDQIPHIKARCKKCQSAKPERTHHCSICRTCILRMDHHCPWLNNCVGHFNHRYFFLFMAYVVLGMIFLFIFGAPVILHELSNSDPSEPIGYPVFSNGSHVHPVQVEEVTPAPRPRSLRRAVAVTEAILCAGVLAALSALVGWHARLISRGETSIENLTNKDDREAKRLEGNVFVNPHDYGTYENWRIFFGLSEGRTWWCVFFPSVHPPRGDGISWNFKNDLTHISYK; encoded by the exons atgggaaaattgaaaatgagattcaTATCAAAGCTTGcccttttttccaattttgtcATATCCAG AATCACAAGGAAACAGATATGGAAGAAAGTACGACAGAAGATTAGCAATATCCCTCAACTGTCAGTAGACTGGGATTCAGTAACTGACCGGTTTATTGAACCAATAATATGGGTGGTCGATCATTTCGCCGATTCCCTAGGAAAG ATATTTGTCACTCTAGTCTGGCTCTTGATTCAATTTGTTGTTGGCGTTGCATATTGGATTGGACTCTCATTTTATTGGAACATCAGTGCAGAGCTCACCATAGCCCTTGTGATATTTGGGCATTGGATTTTACTTAATGTAATATTTCACTACTACATGGCTTTAATAACACCTCCGGGAAACCCTCCAAAT GTAGACCAAATTCCCCACATTAAAGCTCGCTGTAAAAAGTGTCAGTCAGCAAAACCTGAGCGAACTCATCACTGCTCAATTTGTCGGACTTGTATTCTCAGGATGGACCAT CACTGCCCTTGGTTGAATAACTGTGTCGGCCATTTCAACCacagatatttttttcttttcatggcGTACGTTGTACTAggaatgatttttcttttcattttcggaGCCCCAGTCATT ctTCACGAATTATCAAATTCCGATCCTTCGGAACCAATAGGATACCCAGTATTCAGTAACGGATCTCATGTACATCCAGTG CAGGTAGAAGAAGTAACTCCAGCACCTCGACCAAGATCACTGAGAAGGGCTGTCGCTGTAACGGAGGCAATACTCTGTGCCGGAGTTTTAGCTGCCTTGAGTGCCTTAGTTGGTTGGCATGCCAGACTTATATCCAGAGGAGAAACGAGCATTGAAAATTTGACTAACAAAGATGACCGTGAAGCTAAACGATTAGAAGGAAATGTCTTTGTCAACCCACATGACTACGGTACTTACGAAAATTGGCGGATATTTTTTGGGCTCTCCGAAGGAAG AACATGGTGGTGCGTTTTCTTTCCATCTGTTCATCCTCCACGAGGTGACGGCATCTCATGGAACTTCAAAAATGATCTGACTCATATTTCTTACAAATGA